The proteins below come from a single Tiliqua scincoides isolate rTilSci1 chromosome 16, rTilSci1.hap2, whole genome shotgun sequence genomic window:
- the CDC26 gene encoding anaphase-promoting complex subunit CDC26, whose amino-acid sequence MLRRKPTRLELKLDDIEEFEAARKELEGRKKQREDVDGVGAGDGEGALGLNSDHKSREQMIHDRIGYKPQPKPNNRSSQFGNFEF is encoded by the exons ATGCTGAGGAGGAAGCCGACCCGGCTGGAGCTGAAGCTGGACGACATCGAGGAGTTCGAGGCCGCCCGCAAGGagctggag GGCCGCAAGAAGCAGCGCGAGGACGTGGACGGGGTGGGGGCCGGTGACGGCGAGGGGGCCCTGGGGCTGAACAGCGACCACAAGAGCCGGGAGCAGATGATACACGACCGGATCGGCTACAAGCCGCAGCCCAAACCCAACAACCGCTCCTCGCAGTTTGGAAACTTTGAGTTCTAG
- the SLC31A1 gene encoding high affinity copper uptake protein 1, which yields MSHDSHDHHMAHVGHDMNGSATPTSDPHAHHHTTMASGHAHGGGMMMMDMTFHFGYKNVPLLFSGLIINTPGEMAGAFVAVFFLAMFYEGLKIGRESLLRKSQVSIRYNSMPVPGPNGTVLMETHKTVGQQMLSVPHLFQTLLHVLQVVVSYFLMLIFMTYNAYLCIAVAAGAGTGYFFFSWKKAVVVDITEHCH from the exons ATGTCCCATGACAGCCATGACCATCACATGGCGCACGTGGGCCATGATATGAATGGCTCGGCAACACCCACCTCCGATCCTCACGCACACCATCACACGACGATGGCATCGGGGCATGCACATGGCggagggatgatgatgatg GACATGACCTTCCACTTTGGCTACAAGAACGTGCCTTTGCTGTTCTCTGGGCTCATCATCAACACGCCGGGAG AAATGGCTGGTGCATTTGTGGCTGTCTTCTTCCTGGCCATGTTTTACGAGGGCCTGAAGATCGGCCGCGAGAGTCTTCTCCGGAAGTCGCAGGTCAGCATCCGCTACAACTCCATGCCTGTCCCCGGGCCAAACGGCACTGTCTTGATGGAGACGCACAAAACCGTCGG GCAGCAGATGCTGAGTGTCCCCCACCTCTTCCAGACACTACTGCACGTCCTCCAGGTGGTGGTCAGCTACTTCCTCATGCTCATCTTCATGACCTACAATGCCTACCTCTGCATCGCTGTGGCTGCGGGGGCGGGAACAGGCTACTTCTTCTTCAGCTGGAAGAAGGCGGTTGTGGTGGACATCACGGAGCACTGCCATTAA
- the HDHD3 gene encoding haloacid dehalogenase-like hydrolase domain-containing protein 3, with the protein MLRLQLLTWDVKDTLLRLRIPVGKTYAAEAQAFGVHVQAEALNRSFRQAYKAQSDRFPNYGLSQGLTSKQWWVDVVMETFRLSGARDEKALPSIAEKLYRDYSSKHNWETLPGAKETLQQCQRMGFRMAVVSNFDRRLPEILAQSSLHKHFEFVLSSEDAGCAKPDRRIFLEALRISGVPPQLAAHVGDHYVNDYRAAREAGMHSFLLKTAGQAAEWETEVPKEHLLPSLAHLPSLIEKG; encoded by the coding sequence ATGCTGAGGCTCCAGCTTTTGACGTGGGACGTCAAGGACACCCTTCTGCGGCTCCGTATTCCCGTGGGCAAGACTTATGCAGCGGAGGCCCAGGCCTTTGGGGTCCACGTGCAGGCCGAAGCACTCAACCGATCCTTCCGCCAGGCCTACAAGGCCCAAAGTGACCGCTTCCCCAACTACGGCCTAAGCCAAGGCCTCACATCCAAGCAGTGGTGGGTGGACGTCGTCATGGAGACCTTTCGGCTCTCGGGTGCCCGTGACGAGAAGGCCCTGCCCTCCATTGCAGAGAAGCTCTACCGGGATTACAGCAGTAAACACAACTGGGAGACGCTCCCAGGTGCCAAGGAGACCCTCCAGCAATGCCAGCGGATGGGCTTCCGCATGGCTGTGGTCTCCAACTTTGACCGGCGGCTGCCAGagatcctggcccagagcagccTCCATAAGCATTTTGAGTTtgtgctgagctcagaggacgcAGGGTGTGCCAAGCCGGACAGGAGGATTTTTCTAGAAGCCTTGCGCATCTCAGGGGTGCCCCCCCAACTGGCGGCCCATGTTGGGGACCACTATGTGAATGACTATAGAGCAGCAAGGGAAGCAGGAATGCACAGTTTCCTGCTCAAGACAGCCGGGCAAGCAGCAGAGTGGGAGACAGAGGTGCCCAAAGAACACCTCTTGCCCTCGCTCGCGCACCTGCCGTCTCTCATAGAGAAAGGCTAA
- the PRPF4 gene encoding U4/U6 small nuclear ribonucleoprotein Prp4 gives MLRAMAALRPAAGAKTKASDDGDAPPVKRAPIFYGSLEEKARERLVRGESGLLGKDAVRAAIEAGHINITSGEVFELDEHISERQAEVLAEFERRKRARQINVSTDDSEVKACLRALGEPITLFGEGPAERRERLRNILSVVGTDALKKTKKEDDKSKKSKEEYQQTWYHEGPNTLKTARLWIANYSLPRAVNRLDEARLLKEIPEATRTSQKQELHKSLRSLNNFCSQIGDDRPISYCHFSPNSKLLATACWSGLCKLWSVPDCNLIHTLRGHTTNVGAIVFHPKATISQDKRDVNLASCAADGSVKLWSLESDEPVADIEGHTVRVARVAWHPSGRFLGTTCYDHSWRLWDLEAQEEILHQEGHSKGVYDIAFHTDGSLSGTGGLDAFGRVWDLRTGRCIMFLEGHLKEIYGINFSPNGYHIATGSGDNTCKVWDLRQRRCIYTIPAHQNLVTGVKFEPNHGNFLLTGAYDNTAKVWTHPGWSPLKTLAGHEGKVMGLDISLDGQLIATCSYDRTFKLWMAE, from the exons ATGCTGAGAGCCATGGCTGCGCTGCGGCCGGCCGCG GGCGCAAAGACAAAGGCCTCGGACGATGGCGATGCCCCACCCGTCAAGAGGGCCCCGATTTTCTACGGGAGCCTCGAGGAGAAGGCGCGAGAACGTCTCGTCAGGGGGGAGTCGGGGCTGCTGGGCAAGGATGCGGTCAGAGCCGCCATTGAGGCCGGCCACATCAACATCACAAGTG GTGAGGTCTTCGAGCTGGATGAGCACATCAGCGAGCGGCAGGCTGAAGTCCTGGCTGAGTTTGAGCGGCGGAAGCGTGCCAGGCAAATCAATGTTTCCACGGATGACTCGGAGGTCAAGGCCTGCTTGCGAGCTCTCGGGGAGCCCATCACACTGTTTGGGGAGGGGCCGGCCGAAAGAAGAGAAAG GTTACGTAACATTCTCTCAGTGGTTGGCACAGATGCCTTGAAGAAGACCAAGAAAGAGGACGATAAATCCAAGAAGTCCAAAGAGGAG TATCAGCAAACCTGGTACCACGAAGGACCAAATACTTTGAAGACGGCCAGGCTATGGATTGCCAACTACTCGCTTCCTCG AGCAGTGAATAGGCTGGATGAAGCCCGATTGTTGAAGGAGATCCCTGAAGCCACACGGACATCCCAGAAACAGGAGCTGCACAAATCTTTGAGG TCTTTGAATAATTTCTGCAGCCAAATTGGGGATGACCGACCCATTTCGTACTGCCACTTCAGCCCCAACTCCAAGCTTTTGGCTACAGCCTGCTG GAGTGGCCTCTGTAAACTGTGGTCGGTGCCAGACTGCAacctcatccacacattgagag GACACACCACCAATGTGGGCGCCATCGTCTTCCACCCCAAGGCCACCATATCCCAGGACAAGAGGGACGTGAACTTGGCCTCGTGCGCAGCCGACGGCTCCGTCAAGCTCTGGAGTCTCGAGAG CGATGAGCCAGTGGCCGACATTGAGGGGCACACAGTGAGAGTGGCACGGGTGGCCTGGCATCCCTCCGGCAGGTTCCTGGGCACCACCTG CTATGACCATTCGTGGCGCCTGTGGGACCTGGAGGCCCAGGAGGAGATTCTGCACCAGGAGGGGCACAGCAAAGGGGTCTACGACATTGCCTTCCACACCGACGGCTCCCTTTCTGGCACGGG TGGCCTTGACGCCTTCGGCCGCGTGTGGGACCTGCGCACGGGGCGCTGCATCATGTTTCTGGAGGGTCACCTCAAGGAGATCTATGGGATCAACTTTTCCCCGAATGG GTACCACATTGCCACGGGCAGCGGCGACAACACCTGTAAAGTGTGGGATCTCCGCCAGCGGAGGTGCATCTACACCATCCCTGCCCACCAGAACCTGGTGACAGGGGTGAAATTTGAAC ccaatcACGGCAACTTCTTGCTCACCGGCGCCTACGACAACACGGCAAAAGTCTGGACGCACCCAGGCTGGTCCCCCCTGAAAACCTTGGCGGGGCACGAGGGCAAAGTCATGGGCTTGGACATCTCTCTGGACGGGCAGCTCATCGCGACCTGCTCTTACGACAGGACCTTCAAACTTTGGATGGCGGAGTAG
- the RNF183 gene encoding E3 ubiquitin-protein ligase RNF183, whose translation MTAKQNPAPDCPVCWNPYDNIFRTPKLLQCQHSFCIECLAHLSLVSPVQNRLQCPLCRHPTVLPSDQAVTHLPTNEAVLRLLRLEPNQIILEGRQLCLKEQSKSRYFLRQPRIYTLDLGPEPDTVTDIRQDTPSVAATTLPSRSPLHECARNPQVRIFTYLMAVILSVTLLLIFSVFWTKQFLWGWG comes from the coding sequence ATGACCGCAAAGCAGAACCCGGCGCCCGACTGCCCCGTCTGCTGGAACCCCTACGACAACATCTTCCgcacccccaaactcctgcagtgcCAGCACTCCTTCTGCATCGAGTGCCTGGCCCACCTGAGCCTGGTGTCCCCTGTCCAGAACCGGCTGCAGTGTCCGCTCTGTCGCCACCCCACCGTGCTGCCCAGCGACCAGGCCgtcacccacctgcccaccaaCGAGGCCGTCCTGCGGCTGCTGCGGCTGGAGCCCAACCAGATCATCCTGGAAGGCCGGCAGCTGTGCCTCAAGGAGCAGAGCAAAAGCAGGTACTTCCTACGGCAGCCGCGCATCTACACCCTCGACCTGGGCCCAGAGCCAGACACGGTCACCGACATCCGCCAGGACACGCCCAGCGTGGCAGCCACCACTTTGCCCAGCCGTTCGCCACTCCACGAGTGCGCCCGCAACCCACAGGTCCGTATTTTCACATACCTGATGGCTGTCATCTTGAGTGTGACTTTGCTCCTGATTTTCTCTGTCTTCTGGACCAAGCAGTTCCTTTGGGGCTGGGGCTGA
- the LOC136635640 gene encoding RING finger protein 223-like → MDSSPPPHTDQPLQEAAAALPIPECPVCYLSYDNAFNTPLLLPCAHTFCLECLAKLCAFLKESQSFQCPLCREAVPIPRGGVPKLPANMAIVQHFPPGMRERQEVWLDGFRLCWLKKPLGDSKDGTVVTVDLHRAPSRGADRRDPVGVWRPTRPALEMCHFLWEHYPSIFCAAGLLVLVVVLPLALILGLQKLY, encoded by the coding sequence ATGGAcagttctcctcctccccacactgatCAGCCACtgcaagaagcagcagctgcGCTGCCCATTCCAGAGTGTCCCGTTTGCTACCTCTCCTACGACAACGCCTTCAACACCCCACTGCTCCTGCCTTGCGCGCACACCTTCTGCCTGGAGTGCTTGGCCAAGCTGTGCGCCTTCTTGAAGGAAAGCCAGAGCTTCCAGTGTCCACTCTGCAGAGAGGCCGTGCCCATCCCCCGTGGAGGGGTGCCCAAGCTCCCGGCCAACATGGCCATCGTCCAGCATTTCCCTCCAGGAATGAGGGAACGCCAAGAGGTCTGGCTGGACGGGTTTCGGCTGTGCTGGTTGAAGAAGCCACTAGGAGACTCGAAGGACGGGACGGTGGTGACAGTGGACTTGCACAGAGCCCCCTCCCGAGGTGCTGATCGCAGGGACCCTGTTGGCGTGTGGCGTCCCACACGCCCAGCTTTGGAGATGTGCCATTTTCTGTGGGAGCACTACCCTAGCATCTTCTGTGCTGCTGGCCTGCTGGTCTTGGTGGTGGTTTTGCCCCTGGCCCTGATCCTGGGGCTGCAGAAACTTTACTAG
- the WDR31 gene encoding WD repeat-containing protein 31 yields MAGRKAAGSGREAPAAQVGGAGPAGRQEPPPPRPGQAAPPCRASLARSSPPASLGNRRGAVGRRQPFSTTPSSSTEEPRWGSRSLACTQDLMGKLQSKTSSSKYRANRFEEEDSPVKAIPHYSPAHGDASVASVASLAPDLCVSGGKDKTVVVYNWRCGAAVTRFVGHEREVSKVACLPNSDWLFSASRDKTALMWELHSPAPAQRFLGHDLVVTGLAASPAFQQLCTGSRDNTVRTWDIETGDCLCRASVSRNLVTHLCWVPGEPYVIQASEDKTVRIWDSRDLQVAHTFPPKQHIQTSCDVSPDGRYCVSSSSGFGGDGCEATLWDLRQTRCRVREFRGHCQTTASCIFLPKGLATFPAIATSSHDGTVKAWSQDTGACLTTLRLDRGGPLVSLAACENASLLCASTNSGIRLLRVGFAKRLEVEEVAKF; encoded by the exons ATGGCGGGGAGGAAGGCGGCAGGGAGCGGCCGGGAGGCACCTGCTGCCCAGGTGGGCGGTGCGGGGCCGGCCGGCCGGCAGGAGCCGCCCCCGCCACGCCCCGGCCAGGCCGCCCCTCCCTGCAGAGCCTCCCTGGCCAGGAGCAGTCCACCTGCCTCTCTCGGCAACAGGCGCGGAGCAGTGGGAAGACGGCAGCCTTTCAGCACCACCCCGAGCTCCTCCACCGAGGAGCCCCGTTGG GGATCCCGGTCATTGGCTTGTACACAGGATCTCATGGGGAAACTGCAGAGCAAAACCAGCTCCTCCAAGTACAG AGCGAACAGATTCGAGGAAGAGGACAGTCCCGTCAAGGCCATCCCACACTACAGCCCGGCTCACGGAGACGCCTCCGTGGCTTCCGTGGCCTCCCTCGCACCCGACTTGTGCGTGTCAGGAGGAAAAGACAAG ACGGTCGTTGTGTATAACTGGAGGTGTGGCGCAGCCGTGACACGCTTTGTGGGTCATGAGCGGGAAGTCAGTAAG GTCGCCTGCCTCCCCAACTCCGACTGGCTATTCAGCGCTTCTCGGGACAAGACCGCGCTGATGTGGGAGCTCCAcagccctgcaccagcccagcgctTTTTGGGACACGACCTGGTGGTGACTGGTTTGGCTGCCAGTCCAG CTTTCCAGCAGCTCTGCACGGGCTCCCGCGACAACACGGTGCGCACCTGGGACATAGAGACGGGGGACTGTTTGTGCAGAGCATCTGTTTCCAGGAATCTG GTAACTCACCTGTGCTGGGTTCCTGGGGAGCCGTACGTCATCCAGGCATCCGAGGACAAAACTGTCAG AATCTGGGACTCCCGGGACCTGCAGGTGGCACACACCTTCCCCCCCAAGCAGCACATCCAGACGTCCTGCGATGTAAGCCCTGATGGGCGCTATtgcgtcagcagcagcagcggttTTGGTGGCGACGGCTGCGAGGCCACG CTCTGGGACCTCCGCCAGACAAGGTGCCGAGTACGAGAGTTCAGGGGCCACTGCCAGACCACCGCGTCATGCATCTTCCTCCCCAAGGGCCTCGCCACTTTCCCGGCGATTGCCACCTCGTCGCACGATGGCACTGTGAAAGCATGGAGCCAGGACACTGGAG CCTGCCTGACCACCTTGCGCCTGGACAGAGGAGGGCCTCTGGTGTCACTGGCCGCCTGCGAAAATGCCAGCCTTCTCTGCGCCAGCACAAACTCCGGGATCCGTTTGCTGAGAGTGGGCTTTGCCAAAAGACTGGAAGTCGAGGAGGTGGCAAAGTTCTGA
- the BSPRY gene encoding B box and SPRY domain-containing protein, with amino-acid sequence MAQQAAAPGPADGLPPAGSPCPEHALPLSGFCCAERRPVCARCCPCPLDHRLRPLALEAAHRRVSSRGPPAGRQAGSSATGRAPGASPSSLGSAPSRQQCHRGGSGCLLFLAGLSPVSAPNRQQCHRGSAPGVAATASVGFLPLVHVAVERLWAPPLAWAQPRKPPARKPPLGTFPTGGSSTGEAAAHTLLHFRLFQAEPNKIVDECEKLQLQSGAISKYVAGVLPEKKQQVVSAASKAREVLIQRLNLVRNLCDSEEQRLLDLIHSEEERAHQNILTQQVHWTESLRKLDALRNYMVAMITATDDSSLVQAEEEIFERAEEAEGILKPQESEKLNFNPRCIQSPLVSRLWASAVLCWASGKYEVHIDEKTVSPLLVLSEDKKTLTFSPKKARVDLDSPARFNHWPNALAEESFCAGIHAWRVRVTKSGAYKLGVSYGSLPRKGAGPDARLGYNPSSWVFSRYDKEFQFSHNDRHQEVELLKCPAEIGILVDLDAGELLFYDPESGAILHAHQELFTAPVYPSFAVADHGISLLR; translated from the exons ATGGCTCAGCAGGCGGCCGCGCCCGGCCCCGCGGACGGGCTCCCCCCCGCCGGCAGCCCCTGCCCGGAGCACGCCCTGCCGCTGAGCGGCTTCTGCTGCGCCGAGAGGCGGCCCGTCTGCGCCCGCTGCTGCCCCTGCCCGCTGGACCACCGCCTGCGCCCGCTCGCCCTGGAGGCCGCCCACAGGAGGGTGAGCAGCCGGGGACCCCcggccggcaggcaggcaggcagcagtgcCACCGGGCGAGCTCCGGGCGCCTCCCCTTCCTCGCTGGGCTCAGCCCCCAGCAGGCAGCAGTGCCACCGGGGAGGCTCCGGGTGCCTCCTCTTCCTCGCCGGGCTCAGCCCCGTTTCAGCCCCCAACAGGCAGCAGTGCCACCGGGGAAGCGCGCCGGGCGTGGCTGCCACCGCCTCTGTGGGGTTTCTGCCACTTGTGCACGTAGCTGTGGAGAGGCTCTGGGCGCCTCCTCTTGCCTGGGCTCAGCCCCGCAAGCCCCCAGCGAGAAAGCCCCCTCTTGGGACTTTCCCCACAGGCGGCAGTTCCACCGGTGAAGCGGCTGCCCATACCCTGTTGCATTTCCGCCTGTTTCAGGCAGAGCCA aATAAAATCGTGGACGAGTGCGAGAAGCTGCAGCTCCAGAGCGGGGCCATCTCCAAGTACGTGGCTGGGGTGCTGCCGGAGAAGAAACAGCAAGTCGTG AGCGCAGCCAGCAAGGCCCGAGAGGTCCTGATTCAGCGCCTGAACCTCGTGAGAAACTTGTGCGATAGTgaagaacagaggctgctggACCTCATCCACTCTGAGGAGGAGCGAGCCCATCAGAACATCCTGACCCAGCAAGTCCACTGGACAGAGTCGCTGCGGAAACTGGATGCCCTCCGGAACTACATGGTGGCCATGATCACTGCCACGGATGACTCCAGCCTTGTA CAGGCAGAAGAGGAAATCTTTGAGAG GGCGGAGGAAGCGGAGGGGATCTTGAAACCCCAGGAGTCTGAGAAGTTAAACTTTAACCCTCGGTGCATCCAGAGTCCACTTGTGAGCCGGTTATGGGCTTCAGCGGTTCTTTGCTGGGCCTCAGGTAAGt ATGAGGTCCACATTGACGAGAAGACAGTCAGCCCCCTGTTGGTGCTCTCGGAGGACAAGAAAACGCTGACGTTCAGCCCCAAGAAAGCCAGAGTGGACTTGGACAGCCCGGCCCGCTTCAACCACTGGCCCAACGCTTTGGCGGAAGAGTCATTCTGCGCGGGGATCCATGCCTGGAGAGTCCGCGTGACCAAGAGTGGGGCTTACAAGTTGGGGGTCTCCTACGGCTCACTGCCCCGCAAGGGTGCAGGCCCGGACGCCCGGCTAGGCTACAATCCTTCCTCTTGGGTCTTCTCTCGCTACGACAAGGAATTCCAGTTTTCGCACAATGACCGTCACCAGGAGGTGGAACTGCTCAAGTGCCCGGCGGAAATTGGGATCCTGGTGGACTTGGATGCGGGAGAGCTGCTGTTCTACGACCCGGAATCCGGTGCCATCCTGCACGCCCACCAGGAACTCTTCACGGCTCCCGTCTACCCGTCCTTTGCCGTGGCTGACCATGGCATTTCGCTGTTGCGATGA